From a region of the uncultured Draconibacterium sp. genome:
- a CDS encoding CsgE family curli-type amyloid fiber assembly protein yields MITVISLASISFCTAQNDTTTINIKNKVVKQAPEELHQLLNDIQKEETQKVSRDAEIEIDGLLIDETKTKNGRDFYDYFYRDWSPPQNAKNYSIFVTERPYRLTTTMIEIRINETLVFQSFLQPRSDIVEMLAQQAVTRTALYLQNYEEIVKQLEGADQSGSGIF; encoded by the coding sequence ATGATCACAGTAATTAGCTTAGCCAGTATTTCTTTTTGTACTGCCCAAAACGATACAACAACTATTAATATTAAAAACAAAGTGGTAAAACAGGCTCCCGAAGAGCTTCATCAACTATTAAACGATATTCAAAAGGAAGAAACCCAAAAAGTTAGCCGCGATGCAGAAATCGAAATTGATGGCCTGCTGATAGATGAAACCAAAACTAAAAATGGGCGAGATTTTTATGATTATTTTTATCGTGATTGGTCACCACCTCAAAATGCGAAAAATTATTCAATATTTGTTACCGAAAGACCCTATCGCCTAACCACTACCATGATCGAGATCAGAATTAACGAAACGCTTGTTTTTCAATCGTTTTTACAACCACGCAGCGATATTGTTGAAATGTTAGCGCAACAGGCCGTAACACGTACCGCATTGTACCTGCAAAATTACGAAGAGATAGTAAAGCAATTGGAGGGTGCTGATCAATCGGGAAGTGGCATTTTTTAA
- a CDS encoding curli assembly protein CsgF has protein sequence MSKAFVIAIAMILLAGSHIYAQDFVYTPKNPAFGGNPYNYSWMLNSAESQNTIEAPDEDSYDPYSSRNSSSVDDFAESLNRQILSRLSRELVTRQFGEDALTEGSYVLGDYQIDIGDSDAGINITVVDNVTGSTTTVEVPYF, from the coding sequence ATGAGTAAAGCTTTTGTAATAGCTATAGCAATGATACTGCTGGCAGGTAGTCATATTTATGCACAAGATTTTGTGTACACCCCAAAAAACCCTGCTTTCGGGGGGAATCCGTATAATTATAGTTGGATGCTTAATTCCGCTGAGTCGCAGAATACAATTGAAGCTCCTGATGAAGATAGTTACGATCCATATAGTTCTCGAAATTCTAGTTCTGTTGATGATTTTGCCGAAAGCTTAAACCGACAAATATTAAGTCGGCTGTCAAGAGAGTTAGTAACCCGACAGTTTGGAGAGGATGCGCTTACAGAAGGTAGTTATGTGCTCGGTGATTATCAAATTGATATAGGAGATAGCGATGCAGGAATTAATATAACTGTGGTTGATAATGTAACCGGTTCAACTACAACGGTTGAAGTACCCTATTTTTAA